The DNA sequence GTGTTTAGttcaatggcttcttcgacCTTGCCGATGCTTTCGTACATGCTGGCTTGATGGGATAGTGTCGAGGCCTTGATATCGATGGCGTGTTTCTGGTCATCGAGTGTGTCCACGGCTAGGAGATTCAATTCGCAGACGTCCACGAGCTCTCTGAATGCATTGATCTCGTAGAGATACCTGGTATCGAGTTAACATATTGTCGCAAAATTATAGCAGGCAGTATCCCACCTCTGACAATCTTTCAAAAGCTCACAGAACAGAGATGACGCTCTGAATTTCTTCGAGTGTTTGCGCCCCTCCTTGAAATTGTCTTTCAAACAGAGGACGTGTTGTAAGCAACGATTGCACTGAGTCCACTGATGATAGAATTGATTCTTGTTCGTCGCGTCTGACTGTTTGGGAAAGGCATTGTATACTAGCACCACTGTATTGTCGAATGCCTGTTGTCGCTCCTCTGGGGATAGGAAAGACCGGAATTGCGTCTGCACCATACGATGGCACGAGAAGGTACGAGCATCTTTATCCCGTTTTACCAACGCAAGGGTCAAGAGAGGTTCCATTGCTTCAGAAAATCTGTAGCCGAGGTCAGACAAGTTTCTTTCGGGGGATCAGACGTACTTCAAATCATCAAGGAAAAACTCAAGGTCATCTGGGAGATAGTGGCCTTGCCTGTTTTCAAATAGCTCCTGCGCCATGTTATCCGAGACCAAGAATGATGCAACTCCCAGTAATACTCAGCTGTCTCTTTCTAAAGTACCAAAGGATACATCCCACACTGCCTGTAACTCAGATTTATGAAGCCTTCTTGGATCTTTTAAATAGATGCGCATGAATTCGGTGATGGACCAGGACCTTTGTTGAATCAGACCAGCCATGTGAGAGATACCCAACGCATGGCCACTGAGTTTTTCGGCAAGTTCGAATGCCGAGAGTCCTTCTGCTTGGATGTCGCGACCTATGTTGTCTTTCAACAAGAATAAGAGAAACTCGGAACCGGTCTTTGCATCCCATGAAGCTATTTCCAAGCCAGAAGTGGCAAATTTATACACCAAGTTGTGATTGCGGGTAGTAATAATAGCCTTCCCATGACTTGCTTCCGGCCAGTATGGGCCTAATAGCTTATCATCCTCGACATTATCGTAAACCACTAACCATTTACATTCTGTCATATAGAGTGTCAGTCAAGATCAGAGACAACAAAGGACAATGACTTACCAGTCCTTTGAAACCAGTTCTGAACTAGCTGCAAGTTCTCATTGTGTAGGTTGGGCTGTGCTCCAGGCAATTTGAGCCGCAATGCTATGTCTGTGAAGCTCTGTCGCAACGATGCCGTCGTCTCACCATAAGCCCAAAATACGGCGTCgtacttcttctcttccatcttcctctcaATATATCGTGCCGCGATGGAGCTCTTGCCGATGCCACCAAGACCAAACAGCGCTATAGATCGGAAAGTTGCTGTTGATTCGTCCTGGCCGAGGATCTGGTCTATCTTCTCAAATGTGCTCTCTCTACCAAAGAAGCTTGGGTATATTTTGGTTGGCATTTTCATCAACGATGCTTGCTGTGTGATTGTAGCAACGTCTAAGGAACTGGCTTGGCATAGCGGAGGAGAACGTGCAGTAACTAGATTCTCAACCCGCGATAGAGTTTCCGAGAGCGCCTGGTTTGTGTTGATAAACTCACGTTGAAGCCACGACCATGGATCCTCCTGTTCGTGGCGATGATCTTGTCCGGCTCGCTTGTCTGGGTCATTACATCAGCTAGGAGAGGAAAAATGACACTTGTTCGTCTACCGATACTTACAGTGCTGtatctcgtcttcctcgccacGCATAGACTTGACCGCGGTTGTGAAAAATTGAACGAGCTGAACCTGCATGTCAAAACACGCTTCCTTCATTTGATCCGCATTCTCCTGAGTTGACGCAAAGTAGTGCTGCTTGAAAGCCTCTACTTTATAGCCAAGCGACTTGAGCATTCGTGGGATCTTGGGGAGGGCTTGTAATCCTGTGCTGTGAGCTGTCACGCTGTGAGTAATGCGCTGTGGTCCAAGGGTCCGGCAAACGCGCACTCACCTGTATCAGTATGCCAATGATGCCCCAGAAGAAGTTGGCCTGGAGGCCGGGGGCCAACTGCGACTCAAATATGTAGGTGAAACGGTGATAGTGGCCGAGTGTTGGTTCCAGTAAGGATATCTTGTATGGAATCCCTTCATGTTTGCCGGCCCCTGTGCCCACTGGGTCAAACAGCGCTTTCTGCAGCACATCCCACGAAGTGATGAGTCGCACTTGCTCAAGGTCGGCTGGCTCTAGGGAATTTTCGCATTGTTTGATGACTTCTGCCCAGTTGCGGAGAAAGTAACGCTCTCTATCAGACATGTATCAATTCTGGGATGCCCGCAAGGATATGAGAAGGGCAAAAGACTCACAAGTCTGAGGAATCCATCGCGCCCACAATGGAGTGTAAACGTGTACACGCGCAACCTTATGATAAATAAGTGTCGAAATGATGTTTGTCGCCTGATATTGCAGACGACAGAGCCACATTCATGTCGGGTCAATATAGCGATGGGCAGCTGCTCGGAATGCTTCAAGATGGTGCAATTAGCACACTGACGGGCCAGTGTTGGGTACAGCAACGTCAATATAACTCGGTGCTACTTGGGAAGACGCAGATACTGGTGAGAATCCTTCCAGGGTGTAGGCGAGCGGGGGAAGGAAGTCGATGAGAAATGAACAGACTGGATTGGACGACCGAGATTAGATATCGACGAGGTGGATACTGGTATGTCAAAGGGGTCAAGGCGTCCTTACGATTTATATACCTGGACGTAAGGCGCCTGGACCAAGTGAACAAACTTGAAGTGTCAGAAGCTCCTCGCCAGCCTTTCTATCATGATCAGAGCATGGTATCTCACACGTGACTTGCTGCTGGGCGCGTTGGATTCCGAGTATCATGTTTCCAGCAAACTCAAGCCTTGAGAAGAGCGTTGCAAGAGAAACGACAGCGATATATATATGACGATGATTGTCTCGCTAACTTTGTTGACAGGGCAATCTATTCACTTGCTCTGCTTATTGGGCAGATTCAAAACGCGGCAGCCACTGGCGACAAACGAGAGGAAGTTGCATGCTTCGATCTCAGATCCGGATTCTCGAGATTTCAGTATGGCTCTGCATTCCAGGGCTCCTCGCGTCAAGGATCTCGGCTTGGAACCTTTAATTCTCTGAACTGGTCTCGACTTACAGCCGCCAACTGCGCAGAAAGCCGACGTCCTGCGTATGATCCACGACCAATTCCGGGCTTCTGTGAAGGCCCTTGCGGGATCATCCATTCCAGCATTCCCTTACCCCTCACCTCATCTATTCTCGGAGATTTCTCAGCTCCGActggatgatgatggcatttaGCGATCGCCTTATCCAGCCCTTCTGTTCCGAAGAAGAGCACCGACTATCGCCAGTGATATCATAGGACCATATCTCCGACTTCGCACCCGAGTGTTGTCATTTAAGATTCAAGGAAAGATTCAAGGCATTTGACAGTGAATTGCCACAAATACTATCGAGACCGTGCTCACCCTTTTGCATGCGCGTGCGTGCCTCGACAACACATTGACTGTGACGACGTCAACCAAGCAGCCCCATATCTCTCGGACATCTCCTTGGAAGCTCTCTTTCTTGGACAGACTCGATTATTCCACAGCAAGTTGTACAAGAATTGCGAGTGCCATTAGCCGAGTGGAGGCGTACTCTCCCTGAGTCGATTCCAGGCAGAGATCCCCGGGAGGCGAGGTTCAAGCTCGGTTACATTAAGCAGGATGCAACATCTGCCAGTACAGAACCTGAGAGCAACCAACAAAAAGATTTGCCGTTACCCCACTGGGCTGTAATTCGCGGTACACGCCTTTTTTTTAGCGTAGCGAACCGCAAGAAACCACCTACTGAGCATGAGATGGTGCTTTTGCTGTCCAATTTGAGCAGCCCCGCGTCGCTGATCAAAACTCTTTCTCGGATCCATGCCGACAAGGCTGTCGCCAATAGAAGGCAGAGGCAACTGGCCGACCGAGCAAGACTTGGTCGTCTCTTATTGCCGGGTGATGTTGTGGGTTCCCATTCTGACGCAAACGAGTACGATACGCAGGTATCAGATAAtgacgctgaagaagacagTATCCCTGGAATGGACATTTCGTATAAGCTGCGTAAATCTGTATTCCGCTTGGGTGAGGGCCTAAAAGCACAGGCAGATGCCAATGAGTCGCGCCTCGTCTTTGATTTCACAGCACTTACCTTTGACAAGGATGATATACAAGACGACGTCAAAGTCCAATCGCGGATAGATTTCCTACTTCATCCCGGCATTGCAAGATGTTACTGGTATAGCCCAGAGATAGATGCCGTGATCGAAGCCGCCACACCAATATTTTAGCTAGGCGAATGTTAACCGGCAACCTGGAGGGCGTACTATTTTACAAAGAAGAATTTCACTTTTTCCGCAATCTCTGCCGGTTTGAGACAGGGGCTGTGGTCGTCTGGTCCCATATCTCAATCTTTTCCCCAGATATGAACGAGATGCTGCCACATTGATAAGGGCCCATCTTTCTCTCCTTACGAAGGCGTCCTGTCTTCATTAGAGAGATCTCGCAAGCTAGAGGGATAACAGGGTTTCCATACCAAAGGCAGTAAGTTCAGCATAGGTTATTCCCATGTCTGCTTCATCCGGCTGTGTATATTCTTCCGTTATGAGCTCTAGCTCCGCCGTAGGAGTAGCGGTAAGGAAGTCTTCGAGACACCGCATGCCAAACTTAACCTGTGCCCATGCAATGAGACCCCTGAGAGCTCCCTTGTCGATGGAGCTATCGGGTTGATGTCTGCCGAAGAGCAGTCATACTTGGTCATGTAACCTCTGAGCGCTAACATATCATCAGTTGTGCCCTCGTTCTTAGGACTCAGGTTGCTATGCTTACTACCATCCGTGTGCGTGCTTGAATGTTTTGTAACATGAGATTCTCGGCCTCTGATCCGTCTTCTACTTAACACTTTGGGTCCAAGCCGAGCGAGCTTTTGACGTGGCCTTTCTGCGCATGACAGAGTCGATATCAAGATCGATATGATAGCTCCCTATGGCCTCTGATAAGACCTTTGCACGCTGGCGTGTCTCACGAGAGCTCTGCTTTGACATTCCCATATATATTGTATGCAAGACGCGGTTACATAATTGTTGAGGAGTTTTTGGAAGAGCGGAATCACCGAATAAACATTTCACGGTAGCAATGACCGACTGGTTCTAGTCATTGATGGCAGAGGTGACAAGTCGGCACATCGAGAAGACCGAAACAGCTGATAAAAGGTGTTGGTGGATTGCCCCCCTGCCAATCATATAGCCGCTGCTTCGGCTTCACTCACTCGTCGAACAGGAGTCCAGGCCACCTGACAGAGGGGCGAGACTACAACGCGGTCAGTCAATGAGAATATGGAGCTACGAGTGGCAAAGGATCAGGATAGCTCACAATCCCGCAGAGTTACTCCTTGCCAAGTAATCCCAAAGGTAAAAGCCAGTGCACTGTACAAGTTTTGGTGGTGAAACTCGGGTTGTTGGTCGACAGGTTccagtcttcttcatcagggCTAAGCTCAAGGATGTCTGTATCCTGTAGTACTTCCAGAGTGGCTGGCAGAACTATTGGTGATTATTTCCACGCCATCCAATGTCATCGGGATATCTAGATAAAACCGTCAGTATGGGTTCCAGCGGCAGCCTAGCAGTGTGATACGCACGAGGTGCATCTGGCGACCACATTTCCTCGCAAGTTTCAGCGCCAAAGCAGCTATCAGGTGTGCTTATAACACAATCCCCAAAGGGCACATGTGTGCTTCCTTGTAGTCTTTGTAGAAATCTTGGCAAGTGAAACTCTTCCCAGTGTTTCCCGGAGCCAGGGAGTAAAGTACCGCATTTCTTGGTAGTTCTAGATTGTTAGTCTCCACTGGTCTACCGTTATCGTTTTATGAAAACATCCAAGAGCTTACGAGGGTCATTCGCGAAATCTATCCTGATGTCAGTAACACAATGTAGTCTGGCACGCCCTTAATGTAGCCAGTTACATGGCGTAGGTGGTTGAACTCGCGCATTTTTAGGCGGATAAAGAGAATCTTGCCATGAAGACAGACTACTCTACATTGTAGTTTACATTACGATGGGTGACAGGAAGACCAATGTCAAGGAGTATGCCATGGCAGGTTTCATCTTCAAGAATTCGGGCCAGCATCTCAATGCAGTGTAGGTATAGATCGGGCTCGAGGAAATGGTCATTGCAAGAATAGCCCGGTATCTCTGATTCATATGGAGTGTAAAATTTCAGAACAATTGCTCCAATACCGCTAAACAGGAGTGAAGTGGGCTTAAAGGGGAAAAAACGTACCGGTCCAACGCAAAGTCTTGCACCAGCAACTTTGGCCTGACGAATTGATTCAATAATCGTCCGTGTTCCCCTGATATACCTTGGTTATGCTTCGCTTCTCATCTAGTGAGTTATAGCCAACAGTGCTTCACAATCAAGGGCCATTGCCTTAGCGAGCAGGCAGCAACAGTCACGAGTCGGCCCATAACGACGAAGCTGGTGTCTCATTCACTGAAGTTGAGCCGAGGGCAAACAAATGTTGATCTGGGAGCGATATGTATTCTCCTGTGCTTTCCGTAGCCTGTTGCATACGCTATCtagggaaagaagaagcatcgAGACGCCTAGTTTAGATAAGCAGGTCCAAACAACGGCACTTCAGACTTTGAACAAATCAGAAAATTAGAAATAGCCAACAGGCTGGATGGATGACTGACACCTCCTATTCCGCTTCTTCGCTAGGTTCCGTAGAGAGATGGGTACGTACGTACTTGCCTTGGTAGGACAACCTTTTTGCTGAGATAAGTTACCTGGTACTTGCAATCTTCAAATCCAGAGGCACTGGAATTAGAAAACTTTGAACTGCATTCTTAAACTTGACGGGATCCCGTATGTGCCATGAAGCTGGCCAACATCAATAGGGACAtcaaaaaaggcaaaaagaaaacatacaacagccggtgttcgccaatggtcacccacttgactactaatctgccggttaatGGCTTatctatgggggagcagacgggaccccgagTTCTCCattacctatggtcgtatgtgcttgTTGTGGTGTTGAGTCAAGTTATAAAAACAAGACGCCATAAGGCCAAGGAGcaaaaaacatacaacagccggtgttcgctgatggtcacccactcaactactaatctgccggttaatggcttgtctatgggggagcagacgggaccccgaattttccattacctatggtcgtatgtaTCCGTTTTCCTAACTATTCAGCTtatatcttcttcatcactaTCCTCTACAGACTCTTCAAATCATAACCACACACAGCAACAGATCAATATTAAATTACAAGCATTACTCACACTCCCATCCATCTTAATCATTCTTCACAATCCAATTCCCCAAATAAATCCAGGCAGCACCGGAATAAACTTCCTGTCGCAAATACACACTTCCGCCAACCCTGACTCATCCCACAACATTAGTCAGACccaaaccaaaaaaaagttccTGCAAAATCCCAACACAACTGATTCATCAGCCCAAAGACAAATAACATTACTCAAAGAAGTTcaattttaattaattaaacaccattacatctttttttttacacgCCCcctaaaaaagaaagcagcgCATTCCTTTTCAATTACAAACTATGAGCCATCGACCGTCCATTCCGAAGATCCTAACAAATCCCAAATTGCTAATCAGCGCCTTACATACAACAAATACATGGAAAAACAGCAGCCGTAACATCCATCTCACATGACCTTCCTGTAAAACGAACTTAAAAAACTCCCAGGATCGCAACACGATCCCAAGAAGGCTAAATGATTGCAACACGACCGATTACTAAAACAGCGCTTACCTAACCTTATTTTCGATCCCCCATTACGTTAGCAAAGGTACGTTCACCCAAGTACCTTAGGGCTTAGGCTCAGCAGTGGAGatgaaagagcaaaaaaCGCCTTCAATGCGACGCCTCAGCCTTAGTGCAAGGGCCGGCAAACGTGGCAATGTGGCTGGTGCTTGCGACAAGTACCCTgcaacaaaacaaaaaagacaaaggcaaaggggcCCCAAGATCTAATCAGGCTGGATCTATTGTGGCAATTCAATGCAAAGCATTGCTACTAGGTTAATTTTAGAAACAAGTCACTTATTATGTAAAACGTGAGACGTTGCAAGTTGATTGTATGCGGCTGCTCAATTTAATAGCCATATTGAAATAAAAACTAAGACTACTACTATAcatattttttcttttctatccAAGCCAAAAGTAATTTTCACAAACTGTAAGAAAAGcagaaataagaaataagaaaattagtaTCAGAAACCATCCGCTCTGAAAATCCATGTGTATTGTTTTAAACCGTTGTGAATGCGCCCAGTGCCCTCATGTAATATCATCCCGCTTCTCCGGGGAGTCTCGAATGCATTTTTTTGGTCCTTGATCCAGTCTGGTGGACCTTTGTTATCATCTTTAATAATACAATTCTCCCCAAGCAAGCTAGGTATTTcggagaaacaagaagatgagaaaagaaaaaaaaagtcaagcGCTGCaaagcgagaaaaaaaaaacacgcaCACAAGTGTTTGTTTGGTCTATGCGAAATGATCCCTTCCAAATGTAAAAGCCCCGCTTCCCAGTCGCTGCAACAAAATGAAGTAATAGAAAAAAGTTGAAAAAACAAGTCGACAGTAGTAGGTGTTGGTACAAGTACAATAATGACGAAAAAGTCAAGGGATAGACGTAAAGGAGAAGCGACAACAAGAATGATTCAATTCAGCCGCAACGCAAGTGACAATAAGAGTAATTGGTGGTGCGCATCATGATCGCGTAGCATTCGTAGAAGCACAAGGTAAATCAGTTTCGCAAGAACGGGAGGGGGTGGGTGTAAGACTCTCGTCGTCAACGTGAAGCCAGAAGCGGCATGGTGCGGCAGCGCTGCGAGGAGATGCTGCGACGGTTTCATCTGGCTCGAGGATCGCAGCATCATTGCGAGCAATGCATGGCCCGCGGCTGTCGTCATTGCGGTCACTGCTGCCCGGCAATAGCCAAGCTGGGACGACAATGGTTGACGAGAAATCAGGGCACGACCAGGCGTGGGTGATGTCAGCGGTGGAGGGCATGAGGTGGCGTGACGTCAGCGCCGCGGATTCACCAACCAGGAccctgcagctgcagtagGACCCTGAGACCCACCCGGCGACCTGCTGGGTCCGGATAGCTAGGGAGCAGAACGCCAGAGAAGACACTGGCATCTTCCCATTGGCTGTGGGCTGCCGCCTGAAGTCGAGCAGCGCACCACTCCCCCGCAAGGGAAGCTGGAGTGCGCCAAGATCGCCCAATCTTCGAtttgctgcccctccatcagTGCGCCATCGTGTCATTGacgttgctggtgctgtccCTCGCTCGATTCAACCAGTGAAAAAAACGTCATACAATGGTGATGTTCATTGCATTCTCTCGATTTTCggtctttttttggtgttgaaTCAGGGATGAACAAGAGTAAGGGGCCAATCTAAGCTCCACCGCGTCGTCGGTGCTTGCCAGGGAGCTCAACGTCGGGATGGCACACCCGGTAGTGCCTCGTCAGTGCATCAGCCCGGCTGAacgtcttctcctccgtaCACAGGTTGCAGTGcaccttttgcttcttggcgTTGTGGATCGTGTCCTCATGCCGGGTCAAGTCGTACGGTCGCGAGAAGATGGTGTTGCAGGACTTGCCGGTGCTGGGGTTGATGCGATCGCAGCGGTGAGGTCCGGCCTGGCTGTTGAGCAGGCTGGAAGTCATGCCGCTGTGGTcatggtgctgctgctgctgctgttgacgAGCACCGCCCAGGGCGTGCGATTGCCTGTGACCCTCGCGCTTGTGCTTCTGGAGCAGACTAGGCGTCTCGAATCGTAGCGTGCATCCGTGATATGTGCAAGTGTAGGTGCCTCCATCGGCGTTGGCACCGGCGGGGCGACTCTGCGGGACGGGAGTGCTGTAAGCGGCCGATCCGGATGTATTGGAGTCAGCCGAGCTCAGCTGGGAAGCTGATGCGTCGCCGGTTGCTGGCGGATAAGCAATAAACGGATATCGCTGTGGCACATGCGCCGCCATGCCCGCGTGCTGCGATGGTACGTGGTGCATGCTGTGGTGGCTTGCGTTGTCGCCCTGGCCGTAGCCGCCGGATGCCGCAGCCCCGTTGTCGGGGAGAATCCTGCCCATGTGGTCCATTCCAAAGTTGATGGGCTGGTGAGAAAACAGAGGCATGTTGGGCTCCTCTGATGACTCATTGAACTCGAGCACGGCATCCTTGGGCGAGATGGTCTGTGGCGTCGCGGGCTGGGTTGTCTTGAccatctgctgctggaagaaCTGGG is a window from the Trichoderma atroviride chromosome 5, complete sequence genome containing:
- a CDS encoding uncharacterized protein (EggNog:ENOG41); this translates as MKEACFDMQVQLVQFFTTAVKSMRGEEDEIQHYKRAGQDHRHEQEDPWSWLQREFINTNQALSETLSRVENLVTARSPPLCQASSLDVATITQQASLMKMPTKIYPSFFGRESTFEKIDQILGQDESTATFRSIALFGLGGIGKSSIAARYIERKMEEKKYDAVFWAYGETTASLRQSFTDIALRLKLPGAQPNLHNENLQLVQNWFQRTECKWLVVYDNVEDDKLLGPYWPEASHGKAIITTRNHNLVYKFATSGLEIASWDAKTGSEFLLFLLKDNIGRDIQAEGLSAFELAEKLSGHALGISHMAGLIQQRSWSITEFMRIYLKDPRRLHKSELQAVWDVSFGTLERDS
- a CDS encoding uncharacterized protein (EggNog:ENOG41), translated to MDSSDLERYFLRNWAEVIKQCENSLEPADLEQVRLITSWDVLQKALFDPVGTGAGKHEGIPYKISLLEPTLGHYHRFTYIFESQLAPGLQANFFWGIIGILIQLTAQDYKPSPRSHECSSRLAIK